The Bacillus sp. F19 DNA segment AGCTCCATTTTTAGTCCCGGTTTACAGCAAAACAAAAAACAGCCCCGAAAACCGGGGCTGTCCAAAAGGGGGGTAATCTATATTAACTATTCACAACCTCTTTCTGAGACAAGGTTACTTTTTCTGTTACCTTCTCTCCCTGGCGGTAAAATTCAATATCAATTTTATCGCCGATACTTGTTTGTGAATAGAGGAATTTGCGAAGCTCATTTGAATTTTTGATCTTCGTTCCATTCATTGCAACAATGACATCGCCTTCCTGCATTCCTGCTTCTGCAGCTGGTGAAGACGGGCTTACTCCCTGAACGAAGACTCCTTCTGTAATTTTATTCGGCAGCTGAAGTGTATTTGTACGGTATTGTTCAGGCACTTCGCTTAAGTCAAGCAGACCTACTCCTAAATATGGACGATCCACTTTTCCTTTTTCAAGCAGTTCATCAACGATTGGCTGAAGGTCGTTGCTAGGGATAGCAAATCCTAATCCCTCAACACCATCCTGTGAGATTTTCAAGCTGTTGATGCCAATGACCTGACCGCTCATGTTCAGCAATGGTCCACCACTATTCCCAGGGTTAATTGCCGCATCCGTCTGAATAACATTCAATTCCCAGCTGCCTTCAGAAGTTGCGATGGGAATGGTACGGTCCGTTCCGCTTATAATCCCTTCAGTAACGGTGCGGGAGAAATCCAGTCCCAGCGGATTTCCGATCGCAACGACTCTTTCCCCTGCACGGAGCTGTCCTGAATCGCCAAATTCAGCGATTGTTTTTGCATACTTGCTGTCAATTTTAAGGACGGCTGTATCTGTCAGCGGATCTGCTCCAACAAGCTCAGCCTGTGATTTTTCTCCATCTGAATAGGAGATTTCGATGCTGCTTGCTCCCTCAATTACATGGTTGTTTGTAATAATATAGGCCGTTTCTCCATCTTTTTTGAAAATAACACCGGAACCCGTGCCTGCTTCAGCATCCTGTGTTCTGCCGCCAAACCCCTGCTGCTGCTGTTTGTTTGATATCCCGACAATCGCAGGCGACAGATTTTCGACCATATCCGCAATGTCGCTCGTTTGACTGATAGGCTGTGTGTTCACAGTACTTGAGTCATTTTTTTCTTCTGCCGTGTTAGAATTAATGGAATAAGAAGGTTCCTTTTTGCTTGCCTCATCATCCAGGAAAGGCTGCACCCCAAGCACCAGCGCTCCGCCGACTACCCCGCTGATAACTGATGACATAACCGCTCTCCATCTGGACGGCTTTTTTTGAGGCTGTCTGACCATGATCTCGTGTGATTCCTGATCCAGCGATGTATCTTTCCGTTCTGTATCGTCGTAATATCCCATCCTGATTCCTCCTAGTGATTTTCTTTGTTAACCCTACTATAAAAAATCATTTTGGGAGAAAGATGAAAAGATTATGTGAAATTGTCAAATGATGACCTTATCGTGAAGACATTGTATAATTACGTTTAAGAAGGAGCGTGAAATGGATTGTCCTACTCTATTTTTCTTGTGGAAGACGAACAAAATTTAAATGATTTGCTGACAAAATATCTGGAAAAGGAAGGCTTTAAGGTCACCTCATTTACAAATGGGGAAAAAGCGCGCCAGGCCATTCATGAAACTCCTCACCTTTGGGTTCTCGATATCATGGTACCGGATGTTGACGGCTATCAATTAATAAAAGAAATTAAAGCGGCATCGTCAGATACTCCCGTTATTTTCATTTCTGCAAGGGATACAGATATTGACCGGGTGCTCGGGCTTGAGCTTGGAAGCGATGACTATATTCCAAAGCCGTTCCTTCCCCGTGAACTTGTGATTCGCGTTCAGAAGCTGCTGACCCGTGTTTATGAGAGCAGCTCAGTTAAAACAAGCGTGCAGCTGCCGCCTTATACCATTGATGAAAGTGTGCGCTCTGTCTCGCTGAATAATGAAAATCTGAATCTGACTTCTAAGGAATTTGATTTATTGCTGCTGCTTCTGCATAACAAAGGTCAGGCTTTTTCGCGGGAACAAATGATTGAGCACATTTGGGGCAGCGATTATTTTGGCACAGACCGGGTGGTTGATGATCTCGTCCGCCGGCTCCGAAAAAAAATGCCTGACTTAAAAATAGAAACCATCTACGGATATGGTTACAGGATGCTGACGGGATAATGAAAAATAAATCATTGACGTTTCAAATTTGGATTGTGATCTCTGGTATACTTCTCGTCATTTCCTTGTTGCTGATGATTATATTCCCCACTACACTCAGGAATTTTTTCACGAACGAGATCTATACAACGATTGAAAATGAACAGCATATCCTGACGGAATACCGCATTCAGGGAAATGTCCAAATGGATCCTCTCACCAGAAATGGAGAGAAGCTCTCCCCTGACCGTTCGGTTCAGCACATCATTCTCCCTGAGAGCGCGCCTTTTTTTTACAACGAAAAAAAGCTGCCGCTTAGATTTCTTCAAGAAATGCAAATACTTGCTTCTGCTCAAAAGGACATTACGGAAGAATACTCGAGGGTAATTAATAATGAACGGCTCTTTTTTGTCATCAAGAAGGTGACAGTTGACGGCCAGCCGGCTTTTCTTCTTTCATATGCATGGGACTCTTACCGGAATGATCTTGTTTTGACTTTGTTCAAGCAGCTTGTCTTTGTCATGATCATTGTGTTCCTTTTCAGCTGGATTCCATCCATTTGGCTTGCGAAGTATCTGTCGCGTCCAATTGTTTCATTAGAAAAGGATGTTAAAAGAATTTCGAATGAAGATTGGCATGAACCGGTTGTACTTGATCGAAGTGATGAAATCGGAAAACTTGGAGAAACGATTGAATTAATGCGGAAACGGCTTGTTCAAAAGGATGAAGCACAGCGCACCCTTCTGCAGAACATCTCTCATGACTTGAAAACACCTGTCATGGTAATCAGGGGATATGCGAAATCTGTAAATGACGGCATTTATCCTAAAGGCGATCTGACCAGCACGATGGATGTTATAGAGGAAGAAGCAGAGCGTCTTGAGAAAAAAATTAAAGACTTGCTGTATATAACAAAGCTAGATTACTTATCTTCACGCAACTCAGGCAAATCGGAGATTGAACTGAATATGACGGTTCGCGAGGTCATTGACCGCATCAAATGGTCACGCCAGGAGCTTGATTATGAAATAAACCTGGACCGGGCGGCTATTCATGGCGACGAAGAGCTGTGGATCAAGCTGCTTGAAAACTTATTTGAAAACCAGCTCAGATATGCGGATTCAATGATCGGTGTTCATTTAAAAAAAGCGGGGAATGACTTCCTTCTTAAAATATGGAACGATGGTCCTCCGATTGAAGAAGACATTCTCCCTCATCTGTTTGAGCCATTTCATAAAGGCAGCAACGGCGAATTCGGGCTTGGGCTCAACATCGTAAAAAGAATTGCTGAGCTTCATCACGGTACAGTTTGGGCTGTAAATGAGGATGGAATGAGTACGTTTTATGTGAAAGTACCAAAGAGATAGCAGACGGCCTTTTTGAACTACTACCCGAATAATGGACACTTATTAAAAGTGCCCCATATTCGGGTTTTTCTATGTCTAAACATGTTTAACCCGTTTATAATTAAAATATTAATTTGAACGGAGATTCCTAAATGAGTAAAAAATTGTTTACTGAAACCCAAATAAATGAGTTAGTTATAAATCCTAATGTATCGCATGCATCCGACCGTTCCATAACGTATTTACCAGCCTTTAAGGTCAGAGCTGTTCAAGAGTATCACACTGGTAAGGGGCCTTCTCAGATTTTTATTGAGCATGGATTTGACTTGGATATCATAGGAAAAAAACAACCGAAACGATGTCTTCAACGCTGGCGTAAGACGTTTGAACAGTTTGGAGAGGATGGTCTGCAAGATGATCGCAGGGGCAAGGCTAGTACTGGCCGTACAAGTTCAAGAGAGTTATCAGTCGAAGAAAAACTGAAAAAAGCTGAGGCTAGGATTAAATATCTTGAAACAGAGAATGAATTTTTAAAAAAGCTAGAAGAACTCGAGAGGCAGGCGCTGAAGAAAAGACGTTAAAAGCAGCAAAGAAATTTCAACTTATCGAGAGAAGCTTGAAGGAGCATCACACACAGGGGCATGTATCTTATTTCTGTCAGCTTGCCGGAGTAAGCAGAAGCGGTTTCTACGCTTGGTTAAAGTCAGATAATAAACGACAAGCGAGAGAAGATTCTGATGATCAGGAAAGTCATCTAATCAGAGAAATATTCCGTATCCATAAAGGGCGTACTGGCGCATTGTCCATTAAAATGATTTTGGAAAATGATTTTGGTGTTATCATGAATCACAAAAAAATTAGAAGGCTTATGAAAAGTACGATCTCAACACAAGAATTCGAAGAGCTAATCCTTATCGGAAGATGACGAAGGCAACACAAGAACATCGAACGTGTAAAAATATCGTAAACCGCAAGTTTGATCAAGGAGAGCCAGGAAAAGTACTGTTAACCGACATTACCTATCTCTATTACGGAAAGGGTCAGAAATCTTATTTGTCATGTGTAAAAGACGGAGCTACCAAAGAAATCTTAGCGTACCACTTATCAACTTCTTTAGAAATGGATATCGTTTATCAGACGTTAAGAAAGCTCGCAAAATCTACAGAACTGTTTCATCCTGAAGCCATTCTACATTCAGACCAAGGCGTTCACTACACTCATCCTCTGTTCCAAAATAAAGTGAAAGATCTAGGTCTCATGCAATCTATGTCCCGAAAGGGAAAATGTTGGGATAACGCTCCAATGGAATCTTTCTTTGGCCATTTTAAAGATCATGTTCATCATAGAGCATGTGAAAATCTTCAGCAGTTAACAAAAGAGGTTGATCAATTTATCGAAGTCTATAACCATCATCGCTATCAATGGGGACTAAAGAAAATGACCCCGGCTCAATACCGAGGACACTTACTAGCTGCTTAGGCACTTTTTATTTCACTGTCCATTTTAAAGGGTACAGTTCATTTTATGAGGCCGTTTTTTTATGTTGAAGTCCGTGATTTTTGCGCTAGCATCCAATAACAAAAAAAGAACAGCTTTCATGCTGCTCTTTCATTCCCTATCTTAATTAACATCTCCTAAATAAATCCTTTCAAGCTTCTTCCCATTTGCAAGCATCATAATGGAAGGCAGCATCGATATAGGATAAAGCCGATAATCTGTAAGATTTTTTACAGGCAGCCATTCTACGCCAATTTGACCTTCATCAGGAATAACACCCGCTGCTGGTTCAGGCTGTCCTTCTTTAATGCGGCATAGAAACATCAGATCCAATTGATGGAATCCTTTATCCCAGTCAAATCCATGATTGTCCCCAACATAATCCCGAACAAAGATCAGGTCATCAATCTCAACTTCAACCCCAATCTCCTCCATGCATTCTCTTTTCAAATTTTCATGAAGGTTCTCGCCATGC contains these protein-coding regions:
- a CDS encoding trypsin-like peptidase domain-containing protein gives rise to the protein MGYYDDTERKDTSLDQESHEIMVRQPQKKPSRWRAVMSSVISGVVGGALVLGVQPFLDDEASKKEPSYSINSNTAEEKNDSSTVNTQPISQTSDIADMVENLSPAIVGISNKQQQQGFGGRTQDAEAGTGSGVIFKKDGETAYIITNNHVIEGASSIEISYSDGEKSQAELVGADPLTDTAVLKIDSKYAKTIAEFGDSGQLRAGERVVAIGNPLGLDFSRTVTEGIISGTDRTIPIATSEGSWELNVIQTDAAINPGNSGGPLLNMSGQVIGINSLKISQDGVEGLGFAIPSNDLQPIVDELLEKGKVDRPYLGVGLLDLSEVPEQYRTNTLQLPNKITEGVFVQGVSPSSPAAEAGMQEGDVIVAMNGTKIKNSNELRKFLYSQTSIGDKIDIEFYRQGEKVTEKVTLSQKEVVNS
- a CDS encoding response regulator transcription factor; amino-acid sequence: MSYSIFLVEDEQNLNDLLTKYLEKEGFKVTSFTNGEKARQAIHETPHLWVLDIMVPDVDGYQLIKEIKAASSDTPVIFISARDTDIDRVLGLELGSDDYIPKPFLPRELVIRVQKLLTRVYESSSVKTSVQLPPYTIDESVRSVSLNNENLNLTSKEFDLLLLLLHNKGQAFSREQMIEHIWGSDYFGTDRVVDDLVRRLRKKMPDLKIETIYGYGYRMLTG
- a CDS encoding HAMP domain-containing histidine kinase, whose amino-acid sequence is MKNKSLTFQIWIVISGILLVISLLLMIIFPTTLRNFFTNEIYTTIENEQHILTEYRIQGNVQMDPLTRNGEKLSPDRSVQHIILPESAPFFYNEKKLPLRFLQEMQILASAQKDITEEYSRVINNERLFFVIKKVTVDGQPAFLLSYAWDSYRNDLVLTLFKQLVFVMIIVFLFSWIPSIWLAKYLSRPIVSLEKDVKRISNEDWHEPVVLDRSDEIGKLGETIELMRKRLVQKDEAQRTLLQNISHDLKTPVMVIRGYAKSVNDGIYPKGDLTSTMDVIEEEAERLEKKIKDLLYITKLDYLSSRNSGKSEIELNMTVREVIDRIKWSRQELDYEINLDRAAIHGDEELWIKLLENLFENQLRYADSMIGVHLKKAGNDFLLKIWNDGPPIEEDILPHLFEPFHKGSNGEFGLGLNIVKRIAELHHGTVWAVNEDGMSTFYVKVPKR
- a CDS encoding IS3 family transposase gives rise to the protein MKEHHTQGHVSYFCQLAGVSRSGFYAWLKSDNKRQAREDSDDQESHLIREIFRIHKGRTGALSIKMILENDFGVIMNHKKIRRLMKSTISTQEFEELILIGR
- a CDS encoding IS3 family transposase, whose translation is MRRANPYRKMTKATQEHRTCKNIVNRKFDQGEPGKVLLTDITYLYYGKGQKSYLSCVKDGATKEILAYHLSTSLEMDIVYQTLRKLAKSTELFHPEAILHSDQGVHYTHPLFQNKVKDLGLMQSMSRKGKCWDNAPMESFFGHFKDHVHHRACENLQQLTKEVDQFIEVYNHHRYQWGLKKMTPAQYRGHLLAA
- a CDS encoding NUDIX domain-containing protein; this translates as MVRTASKAIIIQNSEILVIKKEDEKGPFYILPGGGQEHGENLHENLKRECMEEIGVEVEIDDLIFVRDYVGDNHGFDWDKGFHQLDLMFLCRIKEGQPEPAAGVIPDEGQIGVEWLPVKNLTDYRLYPISMLPSIMMLANGKKLERIYLGDVN